From the genome of Eucalyptus grandis isolate ANBG69807.140 chromosome 2, ASM1654582v1, whole genome shotgun sequence, one region includes:
- the LOC120290494 gene encoding uncharacterized protein LOC120290494 has product MVRTFGMGEENEGVVFSYSLVVFVPPRKFGEFASCPCRPSNDPRGCRRAEREPVKRPVATVVAVTADVETNDGENLREDEPRLPESKWIIYINKNLDRPEQDHRARSWAKRSIYWIPHRLKDGKEKACVPQIVSLNQYHHSDERLCKKDKDKWHGLMCMPRHKNQKIEDYLDTVKQVDERAHTCYEGTIKMRSEESIMMMDMILLKDQIPLFILDLIICLRLGRPDQDGVLADLTKTGSWRSSSSTL; this is encoded by the exons ATGGTGAGAACGTTCGGCATGGGGGAGGAGAATGAAGGGGTGGTCTTCTCTTATTCGCTCGTGGTCTTCGTGCCACCGAGGAAATTCGGCGAATTTGCTAGCTGTCCTTGTAGGCCGTCGAACGATCCCCGCGGTTGTCGAAG AGCCGAGAGAGAACCGGTTAAGCGTCCTGTCGCCACCGTTGTGGCCGTCACTGCCGAT GTTGAGACCAACGATGGTGAAAACCTCCGTGAAGATGAGCCGAGGCTGCCCGAGTCTAAGTGGATCATCTACATCAATAAGAACCTCGACCGACCTGAGCAGGACCACAGGGCACGCTCATGGGCAAAGCGCTCTATTTATTGGATCCCACATCGTCTCAAGGATGGAAAGGAGAAGGCCTGCGTCCCCCAAATTGTCTCCCTCAATCAGTACCATCACAGTGACGAGCGCCTCTGCAAGAAGGACAAGGATAAGTGGCACGGCCTCATGTGCATGCCCAGGCACAAAAATCAGAAGATAGAGGACTATCTAGACACGGTGAAGCAGGTCGATGAGAGAGCCCACACCTGCTATGAGGGGACGATAAAGATGCGCAGCGAGGAGTCCATAATGATGATG GACATGATCTTGCTCAAGGATCAGATCCCGCTCTTCATTCTCGACCTGATAATCTGCCTTCGGCTTGGCCGACCTGACCAAGACGGGGTCTTGGCCGACCTGACCAAGACGGGGTCTTGGCGCTCCAGTTCTTCTACTCTTTGA